From the genome of Streptomyces sp. S4.7:
TCCGGCATCTGGCAGACCGTGTGGCTGGAGCCCACCGCCTCCGCCCACATCACCCGGCTCGACATGGTGCCCAGCCTCTCCGACAACACGCTGAAGGTCACCGTCCGGGGCGCCGGTATCGCCGGCCAGACCACCAGGGTGACGGTCTCCTCCGGCGGTACGACCGTTGCCACCGCCACCGGCCCCGTGAACAGCCAGTTCTCGGTGGCGATGCCGAACCCGCGTCTCTGGACCCCCGAGGACCCGTTCCTCTACGACATCCGGGCCGATCTGCTGTCCGGCACCGGCGGCTCGACCGTCGACTCGGTCGGCAGCTACACCGGTATGCGCTCCATCTCCGTCGGCAAGGTGGGAGGCGTCCAACGCCCGCTCCTCAACGGCAAGTTCGTCTTCCAGACCGGCACGCTCGACCAGGGCTACTGGCCGGACGGCATCTACACCGCCCCCAGCGACGAGGCGCTGCGTCACGACCTCCAGAAGCACAAGGACCTCGGCTTCAACATGGTCCGCAAACACATCAAGGTGGAGCCGCAGCGCTGGTTCCACTGGGCCGACCGGCTCGGGCTCCTGGTGTGGCAGGACATGCCGTCGATGGACACCCGGACACCGGACGGCGCGGCGCGCGTGCAGTGGGAGGCGGAGTACGACCGGATCATCGACCAGCACCGCAGCTCGCCGTCCCTGGTCATGTGGGTCAACCAGAACGAGGGCTGGGGCCAGTACGACCAGGCCCGCATCGCCGACGAGGTCAAGGCGTACGACCCCTCCCGCCTCGTCAACAACATGAGCGGCGTCAACTGCTGTGGCTCCGTCGACGGCGGCAACGGTGACGTCATCGACAACCACATCTACGTCGGCCCCGGCACCACGACACCGACGGCCACCCGCGCGGCCGTCCTCGGCGAGTTCGGCGGCCTCGGCTGGAAGGTGCCGGGTCACGAGTGGTACCCGGGCGGCGGCTTCAGCTACGAGGACCAGGCGAGCGTCGCCGCGCTGAACGACCGCTTCGTCGGGCTCATCGACACCATCCGTGAGAACCAGATGCCCAGCGGTCTCTCGGCGTCCGTCTACACCGAGATCACCGACGTCGAGAACGAGGCCAACGGTCTGCTGACGTACGACCGGCAGGTGGTCAAGGTCGACGAGGCCCGCGTCAGGGCCGCCAACCTCGCCCTCGTCGACGCCTCGCGCAACCCGCCCCCACCGGTCACGCTTCCCACCGGCCAGAACAAATCGCTACGGGTCACCACACCCGGCCACACCGGCAAATACCTGCGCCACCAGGAAGGGCTCGCGTTCACCGCGCCCGTCGACGCGAACAGCGACAGCCTGCTGAAGAACGACGCCACCTGGAAGATCGTCCCCGGCCTCGCGGGCAGCGGCTGCTACTCCTTCGAGTCCCGCAACTACCCCGGCCAGTATCTGCGGCACCGCGACTTCCGCGTCTACAAGGAGGCGGGTGACGGCTCGGCGCTCTTCCGGGCCGACGCCACGTTCTGCGCGCTTCCCGCCACCGGGGGAGTACGGCTGGCCGCGTACAACATGCCCGGCGGCTATCTGCGGCACATCAACTCGGAGGTGTGGATGGCGACTCGGGGCGGTCCGCGAGCCTGGGACGACGCGGCGTCGTTCACGCCGGACACGACCTGGTCCGTCGACAACCCGTGGGCCGGGTGAGCGTGTGCGAGCATTCCCGTATGGATCTGCCCAGCCTCGAACTTGCCGTACAGCGACTGCGTGACGCCGAGGCGGCCCTGGACGCCGCACGCGCCGATGTGGAGATCGAGGCGGTACTCGCCGTGCGCCGGGGCGAGGCCGTCGAAGACGTCTCGACGGCCTCGGGAATCACACCGCGCGACCTGCTGAGACTGGAGAAGACGGCGGACCGACGTCCGGCCTGACCGCCGGGCGGCCCGCGACCGCGGACCGCCCGGCGAATCCTCCCGTCGCAAGACGTGCGATTCGGCTGATTTGTCAGTCCGGACCCCCGACTGGCCGTACAGTTCCGCACACGGGCTGTGGGTGGGACAGGCGGGGGAATCAGGGGGACGAGCGTCGTTTTCGTGCACGGCACGGGAGTCCGGATCGAGTCCTACGAAAAGTCGTTCACCCGCGTCTCCCGAGTCCTGATCACAAGAACAGTCCGGGCGGATTCCCTGAATGATCAGGGCCGGTCCGAAGCGGCCGAGAAGGAATACCGGGCGTTGGTGATACTCAACACGCGCCATGAAGGTGCGGACGCCGCCTGGACGCTGAGGCTCCGCCATGCCTTGGGGTTCACTCTCGACAAACTGCGCCGATTCGAGGAAGCGGAATCGGAGAACCGCGCGACGTGGGAGTCCCGGAAAGGTGCCCTCGGAGACGAAGCCCCCCTCACCCTGACGACCCGGCACAGTCTTGCTTTCTCACTTCACGGCCTCGGGCGCCCGGATGAAGCGGAAGCGGAGTACGAGGCGGTGCTTGAGGCGCGGTCCCGCGTCCTGGCCCGGATCACGGGAACACCGTGATCACGCGGAACCGGCTCGTGAAAGCCCGTCAGGACCGCGCCGCCGACCGACCGTAGCCGCTCTCGGGCGCACCGTGCTGTGCCACGGCCCACCGCACTCGCGCCAGTGCACAGTGCACCCGCCTGCGGCATTTGTTCAGTGTGCGGACGCAATCCGGGTCGACCGTCAACAGCCTTGATCCCCTGGCCGGGTCGCCGCTCACGCGCGCTCGGCGCGGGTGCAGGTCACAGCCATTTGGATAGACCCTTGACAAATTATGATTCCGTTGCCAGCATGCAAAACTCTCGCGGGTTTCTCGCGAATGTTCGGTGCCGCATCACATGCCCTTGCACGGACGCACGGCTGCTCATCGGGTGACGGGACATCACCCGGTCGGCAGGTTCCTCCCTGAGTGAGACACGGTGGCGCGCTCGCCCGCGCTTCCGCCTGCCTCGCTCCCCTTGGATCAGGTAAGGAAGGAAGCTCGATGTCAGGACTCTCAGGACGGCCGCGCCCGAGACAGAAGTGGCTGAGGTGGCTCGCGGTGCTGGGTCTGGTGGTGGGTGGCGGCGCGATCAGCGTTCCCACCGCCGCCGCCCATCCCGGCCACGAGGCAGCACCCGCAGTACCCGCAGCACCCGCCGCCATTCCGGCAGGCGACTACCAGCAGGTACAACTCGCGCTCGGTTCAGCCGAGTTGGGCCAGGCGATGTCACTCGCCGTACTCCCCGACCGTGCCGTCGTGCACACGGCGAGGGACGGCACGGTCCGCTTCACGGACGCCGCAGGCAACACCAAGTCGGCGGGCAAGCTGGACGTCTACACCCATGACGAGGAAGGCCTCCAGGGGATAGCCGCCGACCCGAACTTCCAGAGCAACCGGTATCTGTATCTGTACTACTCGCCCAAGCTGAGCACCCCCGGCGGCGACGCGCCGGTGACCGGCAGCGCCGCGACCTTCGAGGCGTGGAAGGGCCATCTCAACCTCTCCCGCTTCACGCTCAAGGCCGACAACACGCTCGACCTGGCCAGCGAGAAGGTCGTGCTCGAAGTCCCCAACGACCGAGGCCAGTGCTGCCACGTCGGCGGTGACATCGACTTCGACGCGGCCGGGAACCTGTATCTGACCACGGGCGACGACACGAACCCGTTCGAGTCCTCGGGCTACTCGCCGATCGACGAACGCGGCGACCGCAACCCGCAGTTCGACGCCCAGCGCTCCTCGGGCAACACCAACGACCTGCGCGGCAAGGTCCTGCGGATCAAGCCGACCGCGGCCGGCGGCTACACCGTCCCGTCCGGCAACCTCTTCGCCGCCGGCACCGCGCGGACGCGCCCCGAGATCTACGCGATGGGCTTCCGCAACCCGTTCCGGATGTCCGTCGACAAGGCCACCGGCATCGTCTACCTCGGCGACTACGGCCCGGACGCGGGAGTCACCAACGCCGACCGCGGTCCCAGCGGCCAGGTCGAGTTCAACCGCATCACCGCGCCGGGCAACTACGGCTGGCCTTACTGCACCGGCACGAACACCGCCAACGAGACGTACAGCGAGTACACCTTTCCGAGCGGTCCGTCCGCCGCGAAGTACAACTGTGGCGCACCCGCGAACAATTCGTTCCGCAACACCGGTCTTCCCACCCTGCCCGCCGCCAAGTCGAGCTGGATCAAGTACGGCGGAGACGCGGGCTCCCCGCCCGAGTTCGGCGGCGGCTCCGAGTCGCCCATGGGCGGCCCCGTCTACCGCTACAACGCCAACCTCAACTCGAACGTGAAGTTCCCGCAGTCCCTCGACGGCCGCTTCTTCGCCGGTGAGTACGGCCGCAAGTGGATCAAGGCCATCGAGGTCAAGGCCGACGGCACCCCGGGCGTCATCGAGGCCTTTCCGTGGACCGGCACGCAGGTCATGGACCAGGCCTTCGGCCCGGACGGCGCGCTGTACGTCCTGGACTACGGCACCGGCGGCAACAACCAGGCTCTCTACCGCGTCGAGTACGTCGGCGCGGCGAACCGCAACCCGGTCGCCAAGGCAACCGCGGACAAGGTGTCCGGCCCCACCCCGCTGACCGTCGCGTTCTCCTCGGCCGGCAGCTCGGACCCCGAGGGAAAGGCCCTGACGTACTCCTGGAACTTCGGTGACGGCAGCACCTCCACGGCAGCCAACCCGAGCCACACCTACACCACCAACGGCACCTTCCGGCCGACGCTGACCGTGCGGGACCCGGAAGGCCTCACCGGTACGGCGAGCCTGGTCGTCACGGCCGGCAACACCGCGCCGACCGTGACCCTCCAGACCCCCAAGGACGGCCAGCTGTTCTCCTTCGGTGACACCGTGCCCTTCCAGGTCACCGTCAGCGACCCGGAGGACGGGACCATCGACTGCTCCAAGGTCAAGGTCACCTATCTGCTCGGCCACGACGAGCACCGCCACCAGATCACCCAGGCCACCGGCTGCTCCGGCAACCTGAACGTGCCCGCCGACGGTGAGCACGACAGCGCGGCCAACATCTACGGAGTCTTCGACGCCGAGTACACCGACGGCGCCGGGCTGACCACGCACAGCGCCCGTATCCTCCAGCCCCGGCACCGGCAGGCCGAGCACTTCGGCGCCCAGTCCGGCATCCAGGTCGCCGCGCACGGCAACGCCGAGGGCGGCAGCACGGTCGGCTTCACCGACAACAACGACTGGGTCTCCTTCAAGCCGTACAATCTGTCCAACGCCAACAGGATCACCGCCCGGGTCGCCTCCGGCGGCGTCGGCGGCACTCTGGAGGTACGGGCCGGGTCCGCGACCGGCACACTGCTCGGATCCGTGGCCGTGGCCCCGACCGGCGGCTGGGAGAACTTCGTCGACGTCTCGGCGAACATCGCCAACGCCCCCGCCGCGACAACCGAGTTGTTCCTGGTCTTCAAGGGCGTGACCGGCCAGGGCAAACTCTTCGACGTCGATGCCTTCACCTTCACCACCGGCGGCGCCTCCAGCCAGACCGTCGAGGGCGAGTCCTTCAGCTCGGGGCAGGGAGTTCGGGCGGCCGACCACGCTCCGGCGAGCGGCGGCCGGACCCTCGGCTACATCGAGAACGGTGACTGGGCGGGTTACGCCTCCGTCCCGACCGCCGGGACCAAGACCTTCTCCGCGAAGGTCTCGTCGGCCGGCGCCGGCGGCACCGTGACGATCCGCTCGGGCTCCGCCACCGGCGCCGTCCTCGGCACCGTGGCCGTCCCCAACACCGGTGGCTGGGAGACGTTCAGCAACGTCTCCACCGCGCTGACCGGTACCGGATCGTCCGGTGCGCTGTTCCTCACCTTCACCGGTGGGGCCGGCTCCCTGTTCGACATCGACACCCTCACTCTCACCAAGTGACGCGAGTCAAGGAGACGATGATGCTCCGTCAGCTCCGCACACTGCCGAAGACCGCCGCGGCGGCCTTCGCCCTCACCCTCGGCCTCGCCGCGTCACTCCTGACACCGGCCACGGCGGCCCAGGCCGCCGACCCCGCGTACAAGGTCCTCGTCTTCTCCAAGACGGCGGGCTTCCGTCACGACTCCATCCCCGTCGGCATCCAGACCATCCGCGACCTCGGCGCCGCCAACAACTTCACCGTCACCGCCACCGAGGACAGCAACGCCTTCACCTCCTCCAACCTGGCCGGCTTCAAGGCCGTCGTCTTCCTCTCCACCACCGGCGACGTGCTGAACACCAGTCAGCAGGCCGCGCTCCAGGGGTACGTGGACGGTGGCGGCGGCTACTTCGGCGTCCACGCGGCGGCCGACACCGAGTACGAGTGGCCGCACTACGAGCAGCTCGTCGGCGCCTGGTTCAAGAGCCACCCGGCGATCCAGCGGGCCACGGTGAAGAACGAGGACCGGTCGCACGCGGCCACCTCGCACCTGGGCCAGACCTGGTCCCGTACCGACGAGTGGTACAACTACCGCACCAATCCCCGCCCGCAGGTTCGCGTCCTCCAGAGCCTGGACGAATCCAGCTACAGCGGCGGGGAGATGAGCGGCGACCACCCGATCACCTGGTGCCACCCGCAGGGCAACGGCCGTTCCTTCTACACCGGACACGGTCACACCCAGGAGTCGTACGCCGACCCGGCGTTCCGCTCCCTGCTGCTCGGCGGCATCCGTTACGCGGCGGGCTTCGCCAAGGCCGACTGCCGTGCGGAGACGGGCTACACCACGCTCTACAACGGTTCGACCACCGGCTGGTCCCAGGCCGGACCGGGGAGCTTCACCAACACCGATGCCACGCTGAACGCGCAGGGCGGCATGGGCCTGTACTGGTACCGGGCGAAGGAGTACGCCTCGTACTCCCTCAAACTGGACTGGCGCATGGCCGGGGACGACAACTCCGGTGTGTTCGTGGGCTTCCCGGCCTCCGACGACGTCAACACGTCGGTGAACCAGGGCTACGAGATCCAGATCGACGCCACCGACGCGGCCGACCGGACCACCGGGTCCATCTACGGCTTCAAGGCGGCGGACATCGCAGCACGGAACAACGCCCTTAATCCGCCAGGAAGTTGGAACACCTACGAGATCCGAGTGGAGGGGGAGCGGCTCCAGGTCTTCCTCAACGGCGTACGGATCAACGACTTCACCAACACCGATCCGGTGCGCTCCCTGACGCAGGGTCATATCGGGATCCAGAACCACGGCACCGGTGACGACGTGTCCTTCCGCAACATCCGGATCAAGGAACTGGGAGGCATCACACCTCCTCAGTCGACCACCTACGAAGGGGAGTCCTACACCTCAGGACAGGGCGTCCAGCCCGCCGACCACGCCCCGGCGAGCGGCGGCCGGACCCTCGGCTACATCGAGAACGGCGACTGGGCGGGCTACTCCCAGGCGTCGCTGACCGGTGCGAAGACCTTCTCCGCGAAGGTCTCGTCGGCCGGCGCAGGAGGTACCGTCCAGGTCCGCTCGGGCTCGGCGACCGGACCGGTCCTCGGTACGGTCGCGGCGCCGAACACCGGTGGCTGGGAGACCTTCCGTACCGTGTCCACCACACTGTCGGGCACACCCACCGGGCCGGTGTTCCTCAGCTTCACCGGTGGGGCCGGCTCCCTGTTCGACATCGACACCTTCACCATCGGGACGTAGCGTCTACCTCGGCGGACCCGACTGACAGGCCGTAAGCGATCTGCGGTGCGGCCGAGTCGGCCCCGGAGGATCCAGATTCTCCGGGGCCGACCCATTTTTACGCATGGCTTGCGTCAACCGCGTTGACGCGTCGTACTTCATACGTCATATATGACACATGACCTTTACGCCCACCCCGATACCGTCCCGCACCCAGTACGTACTGGAGGCGATCAAGCACGCCATCCTGACGGCGAAGCTCCCACCGGGACAGGCACTGGTCGAAGCCGAACTCGCCGCCCAGTTCGGCGTGTCCAAGACCCCCGTACGCGAGGCGCTCAAGACCCTCGCCGGCACCGGACTCGTCGTCATGAGCCAGTACAAGGGCGCTGTCGTACGACACGTCGACGCGGCCATGGCGCGGGAGGTGTACGACGTACGCCTGCTGATCGAACCGGAGGCGCTGAGGCGCTCGGTGGGCCGGAAGGCCCGCTTCGAAGCGGCCCAGGAGGCCCTGGACCGGGCCGAGTCGGCGGGGGACCGGGCGGACAGATCGCTCGCCAACCGCGACTTCCACCGGGCGCTCTATCTGCCCTGCGGCAACCCGCTCCTCGCCCGGATACTGGACGAGATCCGCGACCAGGCCGCCCTCGTGTCCACCGTGGCGTGGGCGGCCGTCCCGACCTGGGAGCGCGAGGCGGCCGAGCACCGCGAGATCCTGCGGCTCGCGGTCGCCGGGGACGCGATGTCCGCCGCGGACGCCCTCCGCGAGCACATCGCGTCGTTCGTACGCCGCGCCTTTCCCGAGGACCGGGAGGAGGCGGACGGCTCCGGTTCTCAGACCGGCTGAGCCGGATACGGCGACGGGTCCCCGTCCCCTCGTCGCACGCGCCGGCGGTGCACCCTCGCCTCCCAGGGGGCGAGCGTCACCGTCGTGGTCACGGGCCCGGGGTCCGCGACGTTCCCGATCAGCAGCTCGGTGTCCCGCCAGCCGTCGTCCTGGAGGTCGACCTCGGCCACCGCGCCGGTGAAGTTGCCCATGACCAGCAGCTCGGTCGCCGTCCCGTCGGCCGCCGCCAGCCGTCGGGTGAAGGCGTACACACGCGGGTCCTGTGGCAGCAGCATGGTGAAGTCGCCGTGCGCCACGGCCGGTTCAAAGTGCCGGAGCGCGATCAGCCGCCGGTAGTGGTGGAAGACGGAGGACGGATCGGCGTACGCCGCCTGCGCGTTGACCTCCGTGTGGTTCGGGTGGACCGGGATCCACGGGATGCCGGTGGTGAACCCGGCGTGCGGCGAGGCGTCCCACTGCACGGGCGTACGGGCGTTGTCACGTCCCATCGCCCGCAGCCCCGCCAGGACACGCGCCGGGTCGGCGCCCCCGCCGACCGCCTCCGCGTAGTGGTTGAGGGATTCGATGTCGCGGAAGTCCTCGATGGAGGTGAACGGGGCGTTGGTCATGCCCAGTTCCTCCCCCTGGTAGATGTACGGCGTGCCGCGGTGCAGATGCAGGACGGTGGCGAGCATCGTCGCCGACCTGACCCGGTGGGCGGGCCCGTCGTCGCCGAAGCGGGAGACGACACGCGGCTGGTCGTGGTTGTTCCAGTAGAGACTGTTCCAGCCCCTCTCACCGAGGGCGTCCTGCCACCGGCCGAGGGACGCCTTCAGATCGAGCAGGTTCAGCGGCCGTACGTCGAACTTGCCGTCGCCGTGGTCGAGTCCGACGTGTTCGAACTGGAACACCATGTCCACCTCGGCGCGCGCCGGATCGGTGAAGAGTCTGGCCTCCTCGACGGTGACGCCCGGCATCTCGCCCACGGTGAGGAGCCGTTCGGGGCGCCCGGCGAAGACCTCGCGGTGCATCTCCTGGAGGAACTCGTGGATCCGGGGCCCCGCGCCGTGGTGGGTGCGGTCGGCCAGTGCCGGGTCCTTCGAGATGAGGTTGATGACATCCATCCGGAAGCCGTCGACGCCCCGGTCGAGCCACCAGTTCATCATCCGGTGGACGGCCGCGCGGACCTCGGGATTCTCCCAGTTGAGGTCGGGCTGCTTCCGGGAGAAGAGGTGCAGGTAGTACGCGTCGCCGGGCTCGTCGTACTCCCAGGCGGGCCCGGAGAAGAAGGAGCGCCAGTTGTTGGGCTCGGCGCCCGGCGTACCGGGCTCGGCGCCGTCCCGGGCGGGCCGCCACCAGTACCAGTCGCGCCTCGGGCTGTCCGGCCCCCGCCGTGACTCGGTGAACCACGGGTGTTCGTCGGAGGTGTGGTTGACGACGAGGTCCATGACCAGCCGCATGGAGCGTGCGTGGACGGCGGCGAGCAGGTCGTCGAAGTCCGCCAGCGTGCCGAAGGCCGGATCGATGTCCTGGTAGTCGCTGATGTCGTATCCGTTGTCGTCCTGCGGCGACGGGTACACCGGCGACAGCCACAGGACGTCGACGCCGAGAGCGGCGAGATGGTCCAGCCGGCCGATGATGCCGCGCAGGTCCCCGACGCCGTCGCCGTCGGAGTCGGCGAAGCTGCGCGGATAGATCTGGTAGACGACGGCGGACTTCCACCAGGCGTCCTGGGAAGAGGAGTTGCTGCTCATGTGCCGGAACCTCGTGTGATCGCGGACGGGTGGCCGTGGCGGTGGTCAGAGTCTGCGCGCCTCCACGAGCACCAGACGTTCCGGGAAGAGTGTGGGCGCCCGTAAGCCGGCGGTCGTCAGCATCCTGCCCGTCAGCGTCACGCCCGCGGGGCGTTCCCACCAGAGGGGATCGGACCGGTGGGGTCCCTCGGGCCGGTCGCCGGGCCTGCGGGGCCGTACCTGGTAGCGGGCGTCCGGATCGAGGCCGGGCAGCCGTACGAGGCCCGCCGGGGACATCACGCTCGTCGCCGTCTGGACGAGGGCGTACAGCGCGTGCGAGCGGTCGGCCGCCACCACACCGTGCACCCGCAGCGCCGGATCGGGGTGGTCCCCGTGGACGACCGTGCCGGTGTGCAGCAGCGGCCGCAGCTCCTTGTACGCGGCGACCCACTCGGCGAGCCGGGCGCGCTCGCCGGGGCTGGCCGCGGTGAGATCCCACTCGATGCCGAAGTGCCCGAAGAGGGCGGTCCCGGCCCGGAAGTCGAGGGTGTGGGCGCGCCCGGTGGTGTGCGACACGGGCGAGCCGACATGGGCGCCGAGCAGCTCCGGCGGCAGCAACAGCCCCGTCCAGCACTGTATTTGCCCGCGCTCCAGCGCGTCGATGCAGTCGCTGGTCCAGACGCGGTCGGTGCGCTCCAGGATGCCGAGGTCGACCCTGCCCCCGCCGGACGAGCAGGACTCGATCTCCAGACCGGGGTGCCGGGCGCGCAGCTCGTCCAGCAGCCGGTACGCCGCGGCCGTCTGCGCGTGGACACCGGCGGCGCCCGTCGGGCTGTGCCCGGCCTCCACGAGATCCCGGTTGTGATCCCACTTGAGGTAGTCGATGTCGTACTCGGTGACCAGTGCGTCGAGCCGCTCCAGCAGATGGTCGTAGGCTCCGGCGTGGCCGAGGTCGAGCACCTGCTGCTGCCGGGACTCGGGCGGGAGCCGGCCGCCCGTCGCGAGGATCCACTCGGGATGGGTCCGGGCGAGGTCGGAGTCGGGGTTGACCATCTCGGGCTCGACCCAGAGCCCGAACTCCAGCCCCAGGGAACGGACATGGTCAACCAGCGGACCCAGCCCCCGGGGCCAGACGGTCTTGTCCACGTACCAGTCGCCGAGCCCCGCGCGGTCGTGCCTGCGGCCCTTGAACCACCCGTCGTCCAGGACGAACCGCTCGGCGCCCACCTCGGCGGCGGCGTCCGCCAGCGCCTTCAGTGTGTCGATGTCCTGCTGGAAGTAGACGGCCTCCCAGGTGTTGAGGGTGACCGGCCGGGGCCGCCGTGGGTGGTGGGTCCTGGCACGCAGGTGCTGGTGGAAGCGCCCGGCCAGCTCGTCGAGTCCGTGACCGTACGATCCGACGAGCCACGGGCTCGTGTACGACTGGCCCTCGGCCAGCAGGACTTCGCCCGCGAGCAGTGTCTCGCCGCCGCCGAGCAGCGACACCCCGGCGGGGGTGCGTTCGGCGAGGGTGCGGTGGTTGCCGCTCCAGGCCACGTGCACGCCCCAGACCTCGCCCGTACGGAAACCGAAACCGCTCTCGCCCGCGAGATGCAGCAGCGTCGCGTCCGTGCCCGTTCGGCCCCGCCGGTTCTCCCTGAGATGCGTTCCCAGCGTGAACTCGTGCCGCTGCGGGCTGCGTTCGCGCAGGTGCCGGCCGGTGAGGTCGAGGAGTTCGGTGGCGTGGGCGGGAACGGGCAGGGTGAGCAGCAGACCGTCGAGTGTGTACGGTCGCCCGCCGGCGGCGCGGTTGGTGAGCGTGGCGCGCTGCCGCACCAGCCCGGAGGCGGTCAGCTCGATCTCCAGCACCAGGCCGAGGCGGGCGTGTTCGTCCACGGCCTCGACGGTGAGTTGATGCGCCTGGAGAAGGTCGGGCGTGCGGACGGTACGGATGGAGCGGACGGTGAAGGCCGCCGAGAAGTCGGCCCCGTCGCGGTGGCCGGTGAGGCCCGGCGTACCGAGCCAGCCCGCCGAGTGCTCCGGCAGGAGGGAGAGCGGGACGGGCAGGTCGAGGGTGTTGGTCATCTGCCGCGCGGCGCTCGCCGTCGCCAGTTCGGCGAGTCCGGTCGCGCCGGGGTCTGCGAGATCGTCGCCCCAGTGGACCACCCGGGGCAGCCGGTCACCGGTGCAGTCGAGGACCAGGCTGGTACCCGCGGCGCGCAGGTGGAGGTAGTCACGGGGGTGACCGGTGGGCATCGGGGCTCCTCGGGTCGTCCATCGTCCATCGGCCGCCGGTCGGCCCCTGCGTTGTCACGCTGCGGTCCCTAGTTTCGTGGTGGAAGTTTCTGCCCGTCAATAGGTGGCTGCCACGTCGTGGGGTTGGCGAAAACCCGCCCGTCGGGCCAGGTTTGTTTCCGATGTGGAAGTAAATGGGGCGGGCTGGCAGGATGGCCGGATCAACTGTCGGGCGGACTCCCCGCAGAAGGGCACTCCCTTGCACGTGACTCCAGCGCCGTGGACCCCCCTCTCGGGAGCCACCCACGCCGTCGCCCTGGAAGTGCTGCTCCACGGGCCGCTCTCCCGCAGCGAACTCGCCCGTCGGCTCGACCTCTCCGCGGGCAGCCTCACCCGGCTGGCGAGGCCGCTGTTGGACAGCGGTCTCCTCGTCGAGTCGGGTACCGGCCAAGAGCCGCGCGCGGGACACGAGTCGCGTGCCGGCCGGCCCACCCGCCCGCTCGACGTCGTCGCCGACGCCCACCACTTCATCGGCGTCAAGATCACCCACGAGGACGCGCACGCGGTACTGACCACGCTCCGCGCCGAGGTCGTCGCCTCGGCACGGGCGGATCTGCCGGGCCGTGACCCGGCCTCGGTCGTCGCCGTCCTGCGCTCGCTCACGGCCGGACTCGTCGCCGAACTCGCCCCGAAGGCACCGCACATCACCGCCGCCGGCGTCAGTCTCGGCGGTCGTGTCGCCGACCGCGGCACGGTCGTCGAAGCGCCGTTCCTGGAGTGGGACGACGCCGTGCCGCTCGGCGTCATGCTCTCCGACGCGCTCGGGATGCCCACGGCCGTCGACAACGACCTGCTCGCGCTCACCCGCGCCGAGCACTGGTTCGGCTCCGCACGCGGCCGGGACCGCTTCGCGGTCCTCACCGTCGGGGCCGGCATCGGCTACGGACTCGTCGTGCACGACCGCGTCGTGGACAGCCCGGACGCGGGGGTCGGCCTTCTCGGACACTTCCCGCTCGATGCGTTGGGGCCACTGTGCCCACGCGGACATCGCGGCTGCGCCACCGCCATGCTCTCGATGGCCTCCGTGTGCGCCGCCGTGTCGGTCGGGCTGCGGCGGGAGGTCGGTTACGACGAGTGCCTCGATCTGGCGGCGGCCGGTGACCCCGTGGCCGGGCCGCTGGTCATGGCCTCGGGGCGGGCGCTCGGCCGGCTCGTCGCCGCCGTCGCCAACCTGACCCTCACCACGGAGATCGTCCTGACCGGCGAGGGGGTACGGCTCGCGGAGGTGGCCCACGAGGCGCTGCGCGACGGCCTCGCGTACGACCGGGATCCGCGGGCGGCGGCCGTCTCGCTCGACGTACGGCCGGTGGACTTCGCCCTGTGGGCGCGCGGCGCGGCGGTGACGGCCATC
Proteins encoded in this window:
- a CDS encoding ROK family transcriptional regulator, whose translation is MTPAPWTPLSGATHAVALEVLLHGPLSRSELARRLDLSAGSLTRLARPLLDSGLLVESGTGQEPRAGHESRAGRPTRPLDVVADAHHFIGVKITHEDAHAVLTTLRAEVVASARADLPGRDPASVVAVLRSLTAGLVAELAPKAPHITAAGVSLGGRVADRGTVVEAPFLEWDDAVPLGVMLSDALGMPTAVDNDLLALTRAEHWFGSARGRDRFAVLTVGAGIGYGLVVHDRVVDSPDAGVGLLGHFPLDALGPLCPRGHRGCATAMLSMASVCAAVSVGLRREVGYDECLDLAAAGDPVAGPLVMASGRALGRLVAAVANLTLTTEIVLTGEGVRLAEVAHEALRDGLAYDRDPRAAAVSLDVRPVDFALWARGAAVTAIQAYVLGS